The following is a genomic window from Amycolatopsis acidiphila.
CGAAGACTTCATCGGCACCTTCGCCGACTGGCCCTTCGACTGGCCGGCCGGCGCCTTCGCCGCGTACGAGGCGCAGCACCGTCCGGCCGGGGTGCTGGCGAACCGCACCAACCCGCCGGACGCCATCCTGCGCGAGGTCTGCGAGCGCACCGGCGACCAGCCGTTCGACGCCATCGGGGACGTCATCAGCGTGGCGGAGCCCAGGTCTACGGGCTCGTCATCGTGGTGGGCGTGGTCGCGTTCGCGATCAACACCGTGGTCTCGCTCGCGGAGGGCTTCCTGCTGCGGTACCGGCCGAAGGCCTGAGCGGGCCTCAGCGGTGGTTGTGCGTGTGCCGGCCCGCGGCGGTGAGCAGGATCGCCAGCCGCGGGTCGGAGTCCAGCCCGAGGTAGAACGAGAACGTCGCGAGCGCGCCGAGCTTGCCCTCGTCGGACAGCTGGCGCTGGAAGTGGTCCACCCGCACGTGCACCGACGCGTCGATCTTGCGCAGCACCTCGATGCCCGCGTCACTGGCGTGCACCGCGATCACCCGCCGGTCGTCCGGGATGCGCGCGCGGTGCACCAGCCCCTTCTCCTCCAGCTGGCGGACCAGCCGGGATGCGAGCGCCGGCGCGATGTCCAGGCGGTCGGCGACCTTGTTCACCGGGAG
Proteins encoded in this region:
- a CDS encoding MarR family winged helix-turn-helix transcriptional regulator gives rise to the protein MEDATEQLLALWGKGAERASGLDFASHVKAIAHARFVLRRILRLLDEQAIAGGLQPLQHQALLQIYGAEGPLPVNKVADRLDIAPALASRLVRQLEEKGLVHRARIPDDRRVIAVHASDAGIEVLRKIDASVHVRVDHFQRQLSDEGKLGALATFSFYLGLDSDPRLAILLTAAGRHTHNHR